In the genome of Deinococcus deserti VCD115, one region contains:
- the ispF gene encoding 2-C-methyl-D-erythritol 2,4-cyclodiphosphate synthase, with amino-acid sequence MTSKSLSSALPYRIGYGEDAHRLARGLPLILGGVPIPHAEQGAVAHSDGDAVLHAVADALLSGLALGDIGHYFPDTAAEYKEMDSRIILDRALMLVRARGYAPVNVALVVTLDRPKLGPLRAEIAQTVAGLLDLPATEVGVSFKTSEGLAPDHVQTRVTVLLGRTRD; translated from the coding sequence ATGACGTCCAAGTCTCTTTCTTCTGCCCTGCCCTACCGGATCGGGTATGGCGAGGACGCCCACCGCCTGGCGCGCGGCCTTCCGCTGATCCTGGGCGGTGTGCCCATTCCACACGCCGAACAAGGTGCCGTGGCCCACAGTGACGGAGACGCCGTGCTGCACGCGGTGGCCGACGCACTGCTCTCGGGACTGGCCCTGGGCGACATCGGGCACTATTTCCCCGACACAGCCGCCGAGTACAAGGAGATGGACTCGCGCATCATCCTCGACCGGGCGCTGATGCTGGTCCGGGCGCGGGGGTACGCGCCGGTCAACGTGGCGCTGGTCGTGACGCTTGACCGGCCCAAGCTGGGGCCGCTGCGTGCGGAGATTGCCCAGACCGTGGCCGGGTTGCTGGACCTGCCGGCCACGGAGGTGGGCGTGAGCTTCAAGACGTCCGAGGGCCTGGCGCCCGACCACGTGCAAACGCGCGTAACAGTTCTGCTGGGGCGCACCCGTGACTGA
- a CDS encoding aminopeptidase, with protein sequence MTTSDFETKLARYAELLVHTGVNLPTGGKLLVNAPLEAAPLVQHVARAAYRAGALHVKVNYVDQMLSLALFEDGSDEAVAFLPEWVALEAEKAVEDGYARLSIAGDDPSLLSGVNPDRVALRSKLQAQAMKAVSEAVGGFAVNWCVAAMSTPAWASRVYPQLSQDEAVARLWNDIFTVTRADQPDPVAAWNTHLTELERLTTLLTEKQYAAVHLKSELGTDLTVGLAEGHIWQGGAETARNGIRGVPNLPTDEVFTAPHRDRVDGWAVASKPLSVRGQLVEGIRVRFEGGRAVEVTAQQGEETLRKLIDTDEGAAHLGELALVKASAPVAQTGTLFLNTLFDENAASHIALGRCYPTNVQHGENPEALLAAGGNDSLIHVDWMIGTPGTDVDGVTATGDREPLMRGGEWVI encoded by the coding sequence ATGACAACTTCTGACTTCGAGACGAAGCTTGCGCGCTACGCCGAACTGCTGGTCCATACCGGAGTGAACCTTCCCACAGGCGGGAAACTGCTGGTCAACGCGCCGCTGGAAGCTGCTCCCCTCGTGCAGCATGTCGCCCGGGCCGCCTACCGCGCCGGAGCCCTGCACGTGAAGGTCAATTATGTAGACCAGATGCTGTCGCTGGCCCTGTTTGAGGACGGATCGGACGAGGCCGTGGCCTTCCTGCCAGAGTGGGTGGCCCTGGAGGCCGAGAAGGCTGTAGAAGACGGCTACGCTCGGCTGAGCATTGCCGGGGACGATCCCAGCCTGCTTTCGGGCGTCAACCCCGACCGGGTAGCGCTGCGCAGCAAGCTGCAGGCCCAGGCCATGAAGGCCGTGTCTGAAGCTGTCGGCGGATTCGCCGTGAACTGGTGCGTCGCTGCCATGAGCACGCCCGCCTGGGCCTCCAGGGTCTATCCGCAGCTGAGCCAGGACGAAGCTGTGGCGCGCCTGTGGAACGACATTTTTACGGTCACCCGCGCCGATCAGCCGGACCCCGTGGCGGCCTGGAACACACATCTGACCGAGCTGGAACGCCTGACAACCCTGCTGACGGAAAAACAGTACGCCGCCGTTCACCTGAAGTCGGAACTGGGCACCGACCTCACGGTGGGACTCGCCGAGGGTCACATCTGGCAGGGAGGTGCCGAAACCGCGCGCAACGGCATTCGTGGCGTGCCCAACCTGCCCACCGATGAAGTGTTTACGGCTCCGCACCGCGACCGGGTGGACGGCTGGGCCGTGGCCAGCAAGCCTCTGAGCGTCCGCGGGCAGCTGGTCGAGGGCATACGGGTGCGTTTCGAGGGGGGCCGGGCGGTGGAAGTCACGGCGCAGCAGGGCGAAGAAACGCTGCGCAAGCTGATTGACACCGACGAGGGAGCCGCACACCTGGGCGAACTGGCCCTGGTCAAGGCCTCCGCGCCTGTCGCCCAGACCGGCACACTGTTCCTGAATACGCTGTTTGACGAGAACGCTGCTTCGCACATCGCCCTGGGACGCTGTTACCCCACCAACGTGCAGCATGGCGAGAACCCTGAAGCGCTGCTCGCGGCAGGTGGCAACGACAGCCTGATTCACGTGGACTGGATGATCGGCACGCCAGGAACGGACGTTGACGGTGTTACGGCCACCGGAGACCGTGAGCCGCTGATGCGCGGCGGTGAATGGGTGATCTGA
- a CDS encoding peptidylprolyl isomerase, protein MSDLYSSDGFTPTPELSAERQTRFSQAPELGAGIEPGKQYRAVLETSKGRIVVELFPDDAPMTVNSFAYLLRHHYYDGIKFHRVLEGFMAQTGDPTGTGAGGPGYDFEDEPNNQRHTGKGVLSMANRGPNTNGSQFFITFVATPHLDGRHTVFGKVVEGLDVLDRLTRIQPGMAGTPDVIETAYLVEK, encoded by the coding sequence ATGAGCGACCTTTACAGCAGTGACGGTTTCACGCCCACGCCCGAGCTGAGTGCCGAGCGCCAGACCCGCTTCTCGCAGGCTCCAGAGCTGGGCGCAGGCATCGAGCCCGGCAAGCAGTACCGCGCCGTGCTGGAAACCAGCAAGGGCCGCATCGTGGTGGAGCTGTTTCCCGACGACGCTCCCATGACCGTGAACTCGTTCGCGTACCTGCTGCGTCACCACTACTACGACGGCATCAAGTTTCACCGCGTGCTCGAAGGGTTCATGGCCCAGACCGGTGATCCCACCGGCACTGGCGCCGGCGGCCCGGGCTACGACTTCGAGGACGAGCCCAACAACCAGCGCCACACCGGCAAAGGCGTGCTGAGCATGGCCAACCGCGGCCCCAACACCAACGGCTCGCAGTTCTTCATCACGTTCGTGGCAACCCCGCACCTGGACGGCCGCCACACCGTCTTCGGCAAGGTCGTTGAGGGTCTGGATGTGCTCGACCGTCTCACGCGTATTCAGCCGGGTATGGCCGGCACGCCTGATGTGATCGAAACCGCCTACCTGGTCGAGAAGTAA
- a CDS encoding tRNA (cytidine(34)-2'-O)-methyltransferase, with protein MHLVLFEPEKAGNVGNVARTCSVLGAELHLIRPFGFRLHDREFRRAVMDYLEGVTLHEHASWTAFQASLPAGARVFAFSTHATELYTQAGFQQGDYLLFGPESRGLPAWLRDALPKLKLPQPGGGRSLNLAVAAGVAAFEAGRQIKGW; from the coding sequence ATGCATCTGGTGCTGTTCGAGCCCGAGAAGGCCGGCAACGTCGGCAACGTGGCCCGCACCTGCTCGGTGCTGGGCGCCGAACTGCACCTGATCCGCCCCTTCGGTTTCCGCCTGCATGACCGCGAGTTCCGCCGGGCAGTTATGGATTATCTCGAAGGCGTCACCCTGCACGAGCACGCGAGCTGGACTGCCTTTCAGGCCAGCCTGCCTGCCGGGGCGCGGGTGTTCGCCTTTTCCACCCACGCCACGGAGCTGTACACCCAGGCGGGTTTCCAGCAGGGCGATTACCTGCTGTTCGGCCCGGAATCGCGTGGACTGCCCGCGTGGCTGCGTGACGCGCTGCCCAAACTCAAACTGCCGCAACCGGGCGGGGGCCGCAGCCTGAACCTGGCGGTCGCGGCCGGCGTGGCCGCATTCGAGGCCGGGCGGCAGATCAAGGGCTGGTAG
- a CDS encoding glycoside hydrolase family 43 protein — translation MAQFPSVPRLALTLTLSTLLSESATLAGGAGPAPAARTAAAPAPQTATFRNPVIDENFPDPHILRVGKTYHAYATNTANANVPHATSRNLLQWERTGDAMPVLPSWAEGGRTWAPEVAQVANKFVLYYTAQHAESGRQCIGAASSTSPAGPFRDPSSKPLICQLAEGGSIDASPFLDTDGKRYLLWKNDGNCCNQATNIYIQPLSSDGLRLTGKATALIQNFELWEGNVIEAPSLHRAGGVYYLLYSAGPFDSTLYSVGYATARRITGPYRKAPENPILVSKGKVAGPGHQTVVQDGAGRTWLAYHAWDEARIGDAVGYRSLHLSPVTFAGGKVKVAAPSLAPQRAPTP, via the coding sequence ATGGCCCAGTTTCCGTCTGTTCCCCGCCTGGCGCTGACCCTGACGCTCAGCACACTGCTTTCCGAGTCGGCGACCCTGGCCGGCGGTGCCGGGCCGGCTCCGGCCGCCCGAACGGCAGCGGCCCCGGCCCCACAGACCGCCACCTTCCGCAATCCCGTGATTGACGAGAACTTCCCTGATCCACACATTCTTCGCGTGGGCAAGACCTATCACGCCTACGCCACCAACACGGCCAACGCCAATGTGCCGCATGCGACCAGCCGCAACCTGCTGCAGTGGGAACGGACCGGGGACGCCATGCCGGTCCTGCCCAGCTGGGCTGAGGGCGGCCGCACCTGGGCGCCGGAAGTCGCGCAGGTCGCCAACAAGTTCGTGCTGTACTACACCGCGCAGCACGCCGAAAGTGGGCGCCAGTGCATCGGGGCGGCCAGCTCGACGTCGCCGGCCGGTCCCTTCCGGGACCCGTCGAGCAAGCCGCTGATCTGCCAGCTTGCCGAGGGTGGCAGCATCGATGCCAGTCCCTTCCTGGACACCGACGGCAAACGCTACCTGCTCTGGAAAAATGACGGCAACTGCTGCAATCAGGCAACCAACATCTACATCCAGCCCCTGAGCAGCGACGGCCTGCGCCTGACCGGAAAGGCCACTGCGCTGATCCAGAATTTCGAGCTGTGGGAAGGCAACGTCATTGAGGCACCCTCCCTGCACCGCGCCGGGGGCGTGTACTACCTGCTGTACTCGGCCGGGCCGTTTGACAGCACCCTCTATTCGGTCGGTTACGCCACGGCCAGGCGCATCACCGGCCCCTACCGCAAGGCGCCGGAAAATCCCATCCTGGTGAGCAAGGGTAAGGTCGCAGGTCCAGGGCACCAGACTGTGGTTCAGGACGGCGCCGGACGCACCTGGCTCGCGTACCACGCCTGGGACGAGGCACGCATTGGGGACGCGGTCGGTTACCGCAGCCTGCATCTGTCCCCCGTTACTTTCGCGGGTGGCAAGGTCAAAGTTGCTGCTCCCTCCCTGGCACCGCAGCGGGCACCTACGCCATGA
- the rpoZ gene encoding DNA-directed RNA polymerase subunit omega produces the protein MAEKDIDKLLSMTDSKYRLSVVTAKRALQLRSGAPSVLPVEQRVRTRNLVTQAMRELATGKLTVGTSLLDEQRFHQDYVRQRQAQIQAQLNAERERERD, from the coding sequence ATGGCCGAGAAGGATATTGACAAGTTGCTTTCCATGACTGACAGCAAGTACCGCCTGTCGGTGGTGACGGCAAAACGTGCACTGCAGCTGCGCTCCGGCGCCCCCAGCGTCCTGCCGGTCGAACAGCGCGTACGCACGCGCAATCTGGTGACCCAGGCGATGCGTGAACTGGCCACCGGGAAACTCACGGTGGGCACCAGCCTGCTCGACGAGCAGCGCTTCCATCAGGATTACGTGCGTCAGCGTCAGGCGCAGATTCAGGCTCAGCTCAACGCCGAGCGCGAGCGCGAGCGCGACTGA
- a CDS encoding ABC transporter substrate-binding protein has translation MSRKALLASTALLASLTLGMAGAQTYTGPKVTLTYLHGFTGPDRPVMESLVKKFNDANPNIQVRAQAQPWGTTWQQLPSLVASGRAPDVVVINEDQITAFIARGAVSPLTAAEMKAAGIDKSRFFGPLFQTADYKGQSYGLPISSVAYAMFYNKDLMKKVGLDPNKPPRNRAEFLAAAQKCTVDKSGKNSTEAGFDPKNLDTWGVSLYNNWVGARAAYAAILQNGGAMVDKDQNAAFNSPQAVSAVQFLVDLVQKHRVARPNSTEEAELAAFSQGKVCFFPSGQWYLDRFEQQKMNFGVTFMPRIGGTARDAAWGGSSHVTLPKQRAGYDANKRRAALAFMAWLSQPAQNLTWTSTGSLPTQAAVAKNAQFAKAPISGIFDRLDSVYATSGYPWVGQVMGPFDQAWEAAYLGKKTVAQALNDGVREANKQIEQARKNFK, from the coding sequence ATGTCTCGTAAAGCGCTACTGGCATCTACCGCACTTCTGGCTTCTCTGACCCTCGGCATGGCCGGCGCCCAGACCTACACCGGTCCCAAAGTTACGCTGACCTATCTCCACGGCTTCACCGGTCCTGACCGGCCCGTTATGGAGTCGCTCGTCAAGAAGTTCAACGATGCCAACCCGAATATTCAGGTGCGGGCCCAGGCCCAGCCCTGGGGCACCACCTGGCAGCAGCTGCCCTCGCTGGTGGCCTCCGGCCGTGCCCCTGACGTCGTCGTGATCAACGAGGACCAGATCACCGCCTTTATCGCCCGCGGTGCCGTGTCCCCACTCACCGCTGCCGAAATGAAGGCAGCCGGCATCGACAAGAGCCGGTTCTTCGGTCCGCTGTTCCAGACGGCCGACTACAAGGGACAGTCCTATGGCCTGCCAATTTCCAGCGTGGCTTACGCGATGTTTTACAACAAGGACCTGATGAAGAAGGTCGGGCTTGACCCCAACAAGCCTCCGCGCAACCGCGCCGAGTTCCTGGCTGCCGCACAGAAGTGCACAGTGGACAAGAGCGGCAAGAACTCTACCGAAGCTGGCTTTGACCCCAAGAACCTCGACACCTGGGGTGTGAGCCTCTACAACAACTGGGTGGGTGCGCGCGCCGCCTACGCCGCGATCCTGCAAAACGGCGGGGCTATGGTCGACAAGGACCAGAACGCCGCCTTCAACTCGCCGCAGGCAGTCAGCGCCGTGCAGTTCCTGGTGGATCTGGTCCAGAAGCACCGCGTTGCCCGTCCCAACAGCACCGAGGAAGCCGAGCTTGCGGCCTTCAGCCAGGGTAAGGTGTGCTTCTTCCCCAGTGGTCAGTGGTACCTTGACCGCTTCGAGCAGCAGAAGATGAACTTCGGCGTGACCTTCATGCCTCGCATCGGCGGTACGGCCCGCGACGCAGCCTGGGGCGGCTCCAGCCACGTCACCCTGCCCAAGCAGCGCGCCGGCTATGACGCCAACAAGCGCCGCGCGGCCCTGGCGTTTATGGCCTGGCTGTCACAGCCTGCGCAGAACCTGACCTGGACCAGCACCGGCAGCCTGCCCACCCAGGCAGCCGTAGCCAAGAACGCACAGTTCGCCAAAGCGCCGATCAGCGGGATTTTTGACCGCCTGGACAGCGTGTATGCCACCAGTGGCTACCCCTGGGTCGGTCAGGTCATGGGACCCTTCGACCAGGCCTGGGAAGCAGCTTACCTGGGCAAGAAGACCGTTGCGCAGGCTCTGAACGACGGAGTCCGCGAAGCGAACAAGCAAATCGAGCAGGCCCGCAAGAACTTCAAGTAA
- a CDS encoding carbohydrate ABC transporter permease: protein MTVQTSPPATHRRRRLPRELPRFLLLSVLSVLFLAPLYWMLSTSLKFEADAIASPVQWWPRNPTLDNYKEVLTSPDGNILRWTWNSLFVAFTFTIGHVLLCALTAYPLARMNFPGRNAWFWFILSSLMIPGIVTLIPHYIMMLNFNWINSYHALIWPGIAGVFGVFLLRQFFIAIPRELEEAARLDGANSFQILWRIILPLSVPALITLAVFSFMGSWNNFLWPLFTVTEVDKMTLPVGITTFSQRYVTEYGKLMAATTLAAVPVLIAYLIAQRYLEAGLSTTGLKE from the coding sequence ATGACTGTCCAGACCTCTCCCCCTGCTACGCACCGGCGCCGCCGGCTGCCGCGTGAACTGCCCCGTTTTCTGCTGCTGAGTGTCCTGTCGGTGCTGTTCCTGGCTCCGTTATATTGGATGCTCAGTACCTCACTGAAGTTCGAGGCCGATGCGATTGCCTCGCCAGTCCAGTGGTGGCCCCGCAATCCCACACTGGACAACTACAAGGAAGTCCTGACCTCACCGGACGGGAATATCCTGCGCTGGACCTGGAATTCACTGTTCGTGGCCTTTACCTTCACCATCGGCCATGTCCTGCTGTGCGCCTTGACGGCCTATCCGCTGGCCCGCATGAACTTCCCAGGGCGCAACGCCTGGTTCTGGTTCATCCTGTCAAGCCTGATGATTCCCGGGATTGTGACCCTGATTCCGCACTACATCATGATGCTGAACTTCAACTGGATCAACAGTTATCACGCGTTGATCTGGCCTGGAATTGCCGGAGTCTTTGGTGTCTTTCTGTTGCGTCAGTTCTTTATCGCCATTCCCCGTGAACTGGAAGAAGCGGCCCGTCTGGATGGCGCCAACAGCTTCCAGATTCTGTGGCGCATCATTCTGCCGCTGAGTGTGCCGGCCCTGATCACGCTGGCGGTTTTTTCCTTCATGGGGTCGTGGAACAACTTCCTGTGGCCGCTGTTTACGGTCACCGAAGTCGACAAGATGACGCTGCCGGTCGGGATCACCACTTTCTCGCAGCGTTACGTCACCGAGTACGGCAAGCTCATGGCGGCCACCACACTCGCGGCTGTCCCGGTACTGATTGCCTATCTGATCGCCCAGCGGTATCTGGAAGCCGGCCTGTCCACCACCGGCCTCAAGGAGTAA
- a CDS encoding ArsR/SmtB family transcription factor, whose translation MSAPLSVALQDDGACEMTCVHPQAVQAAREALPETSCVERASEFLKLVGDPTRLRILSALNAQELCVCDLAAAVGSSESAVSHQLRLLRAGRVVAFRKVGRVAYYRLLDAHVTTLIDNALAHARE comes from the coding sequence GTGAGCGCGCCCCTGTCTGTGGCTCTGCAGGACGATGGCGCCTGTGAGATGACCTGCGTGCACCCCCAGGCGGTGCAGGCGGCGCGCGAAGCCCTGCCGGAGACCAGCTGTGTCGAGCGGGCCAGCGAGTTTCTGAAACTGGTCGGTGATCCCACCCGGCTGCGGATTCTGAGTGCCCTGAATGCCCAGGAGCTGTGCGTCTGCGATCTGGCGGCTGCCGTGGGCAGCAGCGAAAGTGCGGTCAGCCATCAGTTGAGGCTGCTGCGTGCCGGGCGTGTCGTGGCGTTCCGCAAGGTGGGCCGCGTGGCGTATTACCGGCTGCTTGACGCGCATGTCACCACCCTGATCGACAATGCTCTGGCCCACGCCCGCGAGTAA
- a CDS encoding carbohydrate ABC transporter permease — translation MTITQAPGKTTTTQAPAPRPRVNLEPYLYLLPHALLFFVFTVYPVGYGIYIATHRWDLLAETQAFVGSEYFRNLFTPGTPQFEFFWRTLINTAFFTVVTVPLLVASSLGLAVLLHRPIFGRTFFRAVFFMPGILTVSVMGILWRWMFDNQIGLVNAARELMTGAGPIPWLSTEGLAWIPIVVGTVWWTVGFNMTLYLAALSNVSQSLYEAASLDGATSGQQFRYITWPMLGPITLFVTVTTALASFQLFGQSLVITNGGPSRSTQSVTQYITEEAFTNSQYSSAAAMGFVFGLFMLVLTAAQFRIMARDVQAVEQK, via the coding sequence ATGACCATCACGCAAGCCCCAGGCAAGACCACGACCACGCAGGCACCTGCGCCGCGCCCCCGTGTCAATCTGGAACCGTACCTGTATCTGCTGCCGCACGCCCTGCTGTTCTTCGTGTTCACGGTCTATCCGGTCGGGTACGGCATTTATATTGCGACGCACCGCTGGGACCTGCTGGCCGAGACGCAGGCTTTTGTGGGCTCAGAGTATTTCCGCAACCTGTTTACCCCAGGAACTCCGCAGTTCGAGTTTTTCTGGCGCACCCTGATCAATACGGCTTTCTTTACGGTGGTCACGGTGCCACTGCTGGTCGCCTCTTCTCTTGGGCTGGCTGTCCTGCTGCACCGCCCAATCTTTGGGCGGACTTTTTTCAGGGCGGTCTTTTTTATGCCGGGCATCCTGACCGTCTCGGTGATGGGCATCCTGTGGCGCTGGATGTTCGACAACCAGATCGGCCTGGTCAATGCTGCGCGCGAACTGATGACCGGAGCCGGGCCCATTCCCTGGCTGTCCACCGAAGGTCTGGCCTGGATTCCTATCGTGGTGGGGACCGTCTGGTGGACCGTGGGCTTCAACATGACCCTCTATCTGGCAGCGCTAAGCAACGTATCTCAGAGCCTGTACGAGGCTGCTTCGCTGGACGGCGCCACCTCCGGGCAGCAGTTCCGGTACATCACCTGGCCCATGCTGGGGCCAATCACTCTGTTCGTGACGGTCACGACCGCTCTGGCCTCGTTCCAGCTGTTCGGGCAGTCACTGGTGATCACCAACGGCGGGCCCAGCCGCAGCACCCAGAGCGTGACCCAGTACATCACCGAAGAGGCCTTCACCAACTCGCAGTACTCCAGCGCCGCGGCCATGGGCTTCGTGTTCGGGCTGTTCATGCTGGTACTGACTGCTGCACAGTTCCGCATCATGGCGCGCGACGTGCAGGCCGTGGAGCAGAAATGA
- a CDS encoding heavy metal translocating P-type ATPase — MTSRTAPDSTELSYIVEGMDCASCVQKVERMVGRLPGTAEVRTSFSRQSLQLQLDESQTPRDLLETNLRALGYRPSVLTPAEDAQLATDSDQGQHAHALEQGAGQQAAGAGPAWYATGQGRVVVTAGTLLLLAWAGSFVAPAWSVPGYIAATLLGTWPLLRRAVASARLGEPFSIYTLVSLAALGAIGIGEAAEGAVVVFLFAVGELLEGLAAGRARAGIRSLAALAPRTAQLVTAEGLREVPAERLRPGQTVQVNPGARVPADGTILSGRSSLDDSPVTGESVPVDKEAGDHVYAGSINTNGTLTVRVDREAADNTIARIIHMVQEAEGSRSPTARFIDRFSRVYTPGVVLVSALVAVVPPLLGQAWEPWLYRGISLLLIGCPCALVLSVPAAITSGISAGARRGLLIKGGAALEAIGQVRTIAFDKTGTLTVGRPRVTEVQGHGLSELEVLRLAAAVESGSSHPLARAIVEEAGSRGLSLPAAANSQTMPGLGVGATVEGRLITVASPRFAAQHAELPVSLAQAVARYETQGRTAVLILDNAAPVGVIGLRDEPRADARPAIAALRRLGVHPVMLTGDNARAAQAIAADLGLEVHAALLPADKLRLIGELPGPVAMVGDGINDAPALARADVGIAMSGGTDVALETAGAALLHDRVGGVADLVSLSRATLHNIRQNIAFALGLKAIFLVTTLLGFTSLWMAVLADTGATALVTANALRLLRWKGGSK, encoded by the coding sequence ATGACGTCGCGTACAGCACCGGACAGTACGGAGTTGTCCTACATCGTAGAGGGCATGGACTGTGCGTCCTGCGTGCAGAAAGTGGAGCGCATGGTGGGGCGGTTGCCGGGCACTGCAGAAGTCAGAACCAGTTTTTCCCGCCAGAGTCTGCAACTGCAGCTCGACGAGTCGCAGACACCACGCGACCTGCTGGAAACCAACCTGCGCGCGCTGGGGTACCGGCCTTCGGTGCTGACGCCGGCTGAGGATGCGCAGCTGGCAACAGACAGCGATCAGGGCCAACATGCTCATGCCCTCGAACAGGGTGCGGGCCAGCAGGCCGCAGGGGCCGGACCAGCGTGGTACGCCACCGGGCAGGGACGCGTTGTGGTTACCGCAGGAACTCTATTGCTTCTGGCCTGGGCGGGAAGTTTTGTGGCGCCCGCATGGAGCGTACCCGGGTATATCGCAGCGACCCTGCTGGGTACCTGGCCGCTGCTGCGCCGGGCTGTCGCCAGCGCACGCCTGGGCGAGCCTTTCAGCATCTATACGCTGGTCAGCCTCGCAGCGCTGGGCGCTATCGGCATTGGTGAGGCAGCCGAGGGGGCTGTGGTTGTGTTTCTGTTCGCGGTAGGCGAACTGCTGGAGGGCCTGGCCGCCGGACGTGCGCGTGCCGGTATTCGCTCACTGGCGGCGCTGGCCCCCCGGACGGCTCAGCTGGTCACTGCAGAAGGCTTGCGTGAGGTCCCGGCAGAAAGGCTCCGCCCCGGTCAGACGGTTCAGGTCAATCCAGGAGCGCGGGTTCCGGCCGACGGCACCATCCTGAGTGGCCGTTCGAGCCTGGATGACAGCCCGGTGACGGGCGAAAGTGTGCCTGTCGATAAAGAAGCAGGCGACCACGTCTATGCCGGCAGCATCAATACCAACGGCACGCTGACCGTGCGGGTGGACCGCGAGGCTGCCGACAATACCATCGCCCGGATCATCCACATGGTGCAGGAGGCCGAAGGCAGCCGGTCCCCTACAGCGCGGTTCATTGACCGGTTCAGCCGCGTCTATACGCCGGGTGTGGTTCTGGTCTCGGCTCTGGTCGCTGTTGTCCCACCGCTGCTGGGACAGGCCTGGGAGCCGTGGCTGTACCGCGGCATCAGCCTGCTGCTCATCGGCTGCCCCTGCGCGCTGGTGCTCAGCGTGCCTGCGGCCATCACCAGCGGTATCAGTGCCGGCGCCCGCCGGGGCCTGCTGATCAAGGGCGGCGCGGCGCTCGAGGCCATTGGTCAGGTCAGAACCATCGCCTTCGACAAGACCGGCACGCTGACGGTGGGGCGGCCCAGGGTCACCGAAGTGCAGGGTCATGGACTCAGTGAACTGGAAGTGCTGCGTCTGGCGGCAGCGGTGGAGTCAGGCAGCAGCCATCCGCTGGCGCGGGCCATTGTGGAGGAAGCTGGTTCGCGGGGGCTGAGTCTGCCCGCCGCTGCCAACAGTCAGACCATGCCGGGCCTGGGTGTGGGCGCCACAGTGGAAGGCCGCCTGATCACGGTCGCGTCCCCACGCTTCGCGGCGCAACACGCTGAGCTTCCAGTGTCACTGGCGCAGGCTGTCGCGAGATACGAGACGCAGGGGCGCACAGCTGTCCTGATCCTGGACAATGCAGCACCCGTGGGGGTCATCGGTCTGCGTGACGAGCCACGCGCAGATGCCCGTCCGGCCATCGCCGCGCTGCGGCGGCTCGGGGTTCACCCGGTCATGCTGACTGGAGACAACGCCCGCGCTGCACAGGCTATTGCCGCAGACCTGGGGCTGGAGGTCCATGCTGCGCTGCTGCCAGCAGACAAGCTGCGGCTGATTGGTGAACTGCCGGGTCCGGTCGCCATGGTCGGCGACGGCATCAACGATGCTCCTGCCCTGGCGCGCGCTGATGTGGGCATTGCCATGAGTGGCGGCACCGACGTGGCCCTGGAAACAGCCGGCGCCGCGCTGCTGCATGACCGGGTGGGCGGTGTGGCTGATCTGGTCAGCCTGTCCAGGGCCACCCTGCACAACATCCGGCAGAATATTGCTTTTGCATTGGGGCTCAAGGCTATTTTTCTGGTGACCACCCTGCTGGGCTTTACCAGCCTGTGGATGGCTGTCCTGGCAGATACCGGGGCCACTGCGCTGGTGACTGCCAATGCGCTGCGACTGCTGCGCTGGAAAGGCGGGAGCAAGTGA